In Oryza brachyantha chromosome 1, ObraRS2, whole genome shotgun sequence, the following are encoded in one genomic region:
- the LOC102701883 gene encoding uncharacterized protein LOC102701883 isoform X3, whose protein sequence is MRRDAAAASPPVAAEARGKVEAVVIDVEGREPQAPPAAPAGVACRICHLVPERDDGPGSEVIRLGCGCKDELGAAHHHCAEAWFRIKGDRLHREIYV, encoded by the coding sequence ATGCGGCGagacgcggccgccgcctcgccgccggtagCAGCCGAGGCGCGGGGGAAGGTCGAGGCGGTGGTCATTGACGTCGAGGGCCGGGAGCCCCAGGCACCACCGGCGGCCCCGGCCGGTGTTGCATGCCGGATCTGCCACCTCGTCCCGGAGAGGGACGACGGGCCGGGGTCGGAGGTGATCCGGCTCGGCTGCGGCTGCAAGGACGAGCTCGGCGCCGCGCACCACCACTGCGCCGAGGCCTGGTTCAGGATCAAAGGCGACAG